tcacaaTAACATTgataattcttaaatcacataaacatataagaattaacaattaaattaggagaagagtttgagaaaacaaatagagattggatttaatctcgagtccagaaaactgtctccttaaagcagtttcgccccgcaccattcgtgtttagcgacctgcttcccatgataaaacgagatactagtataatcgataaaTCGAATATACTCTTAGCGAACTTGAACTGaacccgagaactatcaccggaatattgggaAAATTAAGACtgaagagaccgagaatgaaagagatgactcttattttctcgacttaataaaactggtgccctaagactctatgtataaagagaggcttgaaaggacttttTTTTTTCGATGTGATACATGATATTTATAAGAAAAATCAAGGAATAAGTTTGTGCTACTCTGGATGTGGTACAAAatcacttttcatattaaaaggtaaaattttggaatatcagttctcattcaccttttactcgTTTTGAGCATGTAAATATgtgttggaatcccctcgaagagtAGAATACGTTCCAATAGATACACACCACTCACTTATATAGAATCTTAAAATGATTCATAACTTAGtttaaaatactaagtttgtccaacactTCTTCTCCCGTCTCAAAATCTCATTCCTCTTCATCTTCTAACGAGATATTATTCATTgcttaaaaaaaattatgagaATTAGTCATGATGTTTATGTGAAAATGACAATGACTTTGGAATAGTACTAACTATAGTTAACAAACCAAGTTAGATGACAAGATTTAACTATGGTTCATAACAAAAcctttgattatttaattgaattaaattaataaaaaaatattttaaaattaattgtttTTTCTCATTTTCTCCTTTGTGTTCTCTGTTTGGGTGATGGCCAAAAATACTTTTTTTTTAGAAAATGTAACAGGAATACCCGATTTTGAAAGTTATGGCCAAAAATACATTTCTAATACGCATTACAAAAATAGGTAAGGCTATTACGCATTTGACAAATGagtattattaaaaaaaaaaaaaagtaaaatcCTGATACGCATTCCTGACATGCGTATCATGTTTTGCAAAGTCATGATACGCATCTCAAGAATGCGTAtccaaaattattattttattattatttttttacacaAGTTACCCATTTCTAAAATGCGTATTACTAATACCCAATTTTAAAATGCGTATTAGGTTGGTATTTTTGGTCAAACATTTCAAAAAATGATATTCTTGtcacaaaattttaaaaaagaggtatttttatcattttttctcTCCCTTTCCTTTCGGTATCTCTTATCTTCTTCGTTCTTCCTGTAAAACAGAAAGtgaaatttttggttctacacTGCATACACATAGTATATTTTATCAAAAGGGAGATGGATTGAACAGTGTTAGGAGCTGTTGTATAAATCAATAATAGGCAAAGTGGAAAGGAATTGGAAATAATGGGAGCTCATCTTCTTGTTCAAATGTCATCTGGGCTTTGTTGTCTCAACAAAAGCTCTGCTGCAACACCACTTATTAGTAGGCCTAACCCTCCAACCAGACCTTTTTCTACAGTTTGTGCTGCTTCTCCTTCTCAGCCCACGTCTACTATTCAggcaatctctctctctctctctctctctctctctctctctctctccctccctccctccctccctccctatctctctctctttttgGCCACTACTTTGTATTCCTTGcatctctctctcccccctcccccctctctctcaAAATTAGTTAAATTTTAATCTTGTTTACTTGATGCAATGTGAAAATTGGTTTGATTTCTTGATGGTTTCTTAAATGACCTTGTTTTATCCATTTCTTTAGTGTCATTTTATGTGGTTACTATTTAATCCTAAAGTTCTTATCTTTGCTAATCAATGATAAAGTTCTTTTAAAGTAATGTTACCAGTTAAGTTAGATGATGAATTGAAATCCACAAACTTTACTAGGTGAGTTTTGTGGGTCCTCCCATAAATAAATTACCTTTGTAAATTTTTAGGAATTAGTTTGAAACAGTAGTTTTTGAGAGGTTTGGGTTTTAGTTAATTTGGAATTCTTTTAGTCAATTGTTTCGGTTCACAAGATTTGGGAGATGGTTCAGTGATGTCCCAGTGGTGCTAAGAGTTGTATGTTGAGCCTCACAAATATGAGCTATTTCAAGTGTTTAGTTAATTCTGAAGTAGATTGCTGTTATCTTTAAATCAGTGCTACTGTGTAGTGTGCACTATTATGTTGGGAGGAAATAATGCATGATGCTTGATGCCGATGTAttacttaaaaaaaattctttgaGGAGTAGAGCAATGCATTTTGTGGCTGATTGTTCAAAGTAAAACTCAGGTCTTTGCACTTCAGAATGTGAAGCGAGTCTACTCACAAGGAGGTTCTATGGCATgaagttgttttatatttttattacaTCCTTGTTTAAGCCCCTTCACAAATGTCACTTGTCATTTTTTAAAGAAGCAGTCACGTTTGACCCAACATGAATAGCCTCCTCTTATGTAGTTAATTTATGACTGTGTTGTGGGCTTTGTGGAAAATGTGTAATGCATTGTTAACTTAGCATTTCTGTTGGtctaacaattatttatttcGTGTATTCAAAGTCTTTTCTTTGATcagaatttataaatatattatcaGAGGAAGATTTAGACAAAGTTTTAGAAAGAAGGGTCAAACTAATTCTCAGTCGTTTCAGATTGTTGGCGGGAATAATTCGGGTTGGTATGGAAACAACAATTTGCATTTTAGTAACACATTTGGAAGTCGTGAAGAAGAATTTGACTGGAGCGATCTCGATAATGACCTTTATCATTGGACAAAAACATTGCGGCCTGTTCAGGTAAGATGGTGTGCATATGTTTAGGGGAGCTCTACATAGTATATTGTTGTTCGGCATTATATCTTGAATTTTCTAATCCTGTTTCTCGTACACGTACTGTAAAAATTGAGTAGTGGTATCCTGGTCATATTGCAAAAACCGAAAAAGAGCTTAAAGAACAGCTAAAATTGATGGATGTTGTAATAGAGGTGCGAGATGCAAGAATTCCAATGTCCACTAGTCATCCTCAGGTTAATCTTTTCCGCCCTTTAATTTCTTGATATCAGCATGTTATAGTTTACTGAAATGTTGATTAATGAGATTCAGTAttgtaataatttttatttatttattttttcatttttttttgttttttgtcCCAATAATCTTTCCCTATTAAACTATGCACATGAACTAGGTTTAATATGTATTTCAAAGTTCAGAACACGTGAAGAATATTTATTGTATATACATTTCCATATGATCATATCCATACCCGGGAAAAAGGAAAAGGTAACCTATTTGATGACCAACTCCCTCGGGACCTTGTGGTGTGGAGAAGTCTTAGGCGGGAACTAAGACTTGTATTCCTAACTGTTTTCTATTTTTCTGTGAAACTCATGTGAGCAGATGGATGCATGGCTTGGTAACAGAAAGAGAATCTTAGTTTTAAATAGAGAAGATATGATTTCTTCTGAGGACCGCAATGCCTGGGCAACTTATTATGCTAACCAGGGCACAAAGGTTGTCTTCGCCAACGGAAAGCTTGGGATGGTATGTTGAGATACTTCTTTCTGTTTTTTCTTCTTGGGCATCTCATTTAAAATTAGTCATATCGTGTTGAAAGTGCAGGGAGCCTTGAAGATGGGGAGGTTGGCAAAGACTCTAGCTGCTGGAGTAAATATTAAACGCAAAGCAAAAGGACTCCTTCCCCGTCCAGTATGTTACTCTAGACTGCAGACATGTCGTCATGCTTCACTGACATATTAATTGTTTGCTTTCTACATACAGTGTTCATGTTAGATATCCCACTAGCTACTTTGTAATTAGTCGAAAAATAATGATAATGATGTTGGAAGACAGATAACCGATAACATATATGTTAATTAATTATATCATCCTTCGAGCGCCTAAATGTGTAGTCATTATTTAGGTGGCTACCTTACTGGATCCCATAGTGTCGTTTTGTTGATCTTTTATGTTATATTCAAGCTCTTATTAACTTAGTCAGACCAATAAGAGTTTTTCATTCTATTAACTGTAAACGAGAAGTAACAGTGAATAGGAGGAGGTTAAAAAATCAGGGACCAAATGATTGAATTGGAGCCAGTTGTGAAACTTGTTAAACATCAGCAATGTCTAGTATTTATATAAAATTTCAGGATGTACTTTCTGATGCATTcctaataatttatatatatatatatatatatatttgaacaCAGCCATGTCAATCGAAGAATATTAAAATGCAGAATAAAAATAAGATGCACGTAAGTGGGAGATAGATCAAATTGGTCATCGAGGAGGAGTGAGAGTCATAATTTTAAGTTGTGAAGAAACTAGTGTCTTGTGTAAGAGGAGATGCACAGAAGTGGGAGATGATAAAAATCGGTCATTGAGGAGTAAGAGTCACCAATTTAAGTTGTCAAGCTACTAGTGACTTGTGTTTCAATATTTTGGTTATACAGAGGCAGAGGAGGACAGAATATGTTAGTAAACTGATATTTGTTAAAGGAGAGAAATTATTTAAATAGCACCAAATCTGGCAGGTCATATTCGTGGAGTCCTCCCTGACCTATAATCTGTTGCTGCTAGTCTCTTTGAGCCCTTTCTTCCATCTTGCTATTTCTGGGCACGTCTAGCAGCAATGGTCAAGTATGGTTCAAACTGTCTTTAGAACATTAATACTATATATTGTATGTATATAAGATGCCCCACAGTTAATGTTTCAGTTAGGTGTATTGTGACTGGGATCTCTTATACTCTAATGCTTATTCTTAACGAACTTGGTCTGTTAACAATTTTACTGTGAGGAAGTTTATTAAACATATAAGATATAAATGTAActgtgcatatatatatatatgtatgtatgtatgcaactatttaattttatatattaatttattgTAAACTATTAACGTAAAATGTAATATTTTCAGGTTTGTACTTTCTGTGAATCCTACTTCTCCACCTGACAAGCTAACCTCAGGCCCTGCTTTATTAGTATATTTTTATTGTTTGACAGGTTCGAGCTGGAATAGTGGGATATCCAAATGTTGGCAAATCATCTTTGATCAATCGTTTGCTGAAAAGGCGTATGTGTCTAGCTGCTCCAAGACCTGGTGTTACTAGAGTACTGAAGTATGTAGTTGCATTTTTCCTTGCATAATTTGTCTATTAATGATGAATGAGTGCTCACAACCTTTTTAGTTTCAGATTATTTGAGACTACTGCATGATGATTTTTTTAGTACTGTCCACTAGAAAGTTGAAAGATTTATCGATATAATATTTACGAGTTAACATCTATATATAGAAGAAGCTAAGTTTGCATAAAAATTTTCCTTCAAATGTGCAAGAAACAATTTCTTTGATGGTTCCTATTAGATTTTTTTCTTCTTCATAGTTTACTTAAATCACCTTGTCTTTGACAAGATTTACATCCTCGACCTCCCTTAAAAGGGTTGAGACTGGTACCACTATAATAAGCGCTTTTGGCCCTCTTGAAATATTTTGTTCTAGCTAATATCATGCAAATCGATTTTTTGATAGTATTCTCAATTTCTCATATAATGCACTAGCCACTGCGAGTACTAATTATAACCTTCTCTTGTCTATTTTGCTCTTTCAAAAGATGGGTTCGTTTTGGGACAGATCTGGAGTTGTTAGATTCCCCTGGAATAATCCCAATGAGGATCAGTGATCAGTCTGCTGCAATAAAGCTTGCAATATGTGATGACATTGGGGAGAGATCCTATGATTTTGCTGATGTTGCAGCCATTCTTGTCCAGATGCTTACAAAGTTTCCATCAGTTGGTATGCATTCTTTTCTTTCTGTAGTGTTATACTGTTATAGTTATCCAGCAGATTTAGTTACTTGAAGATTGAAAAATTACAAGTTATACACTGAAGGGTATGCCATAAATTAACAATCATTGTTTAGTTCTACTGATCAGAAGATACATCATAACCATTAGTTAGATCAAAGACTATATTCTCTCAGATTCTGCAAGTAAAGATAGATATATCACAACAAGCAAGCCCCGATCCTAGAATGGCTATGATACTAGCATGACTTGAGCAAAGTAGAAGCTGTTAAAATCATAAGTCTGCGTGATCTTTGCTAATTACCAAGCACAGGAGGTTGTCCTATATGTTGGAACACAAAGATCGTGACTAGATTTTGGCAACTAGACAGCTAGAAAAAACATACATGGAGGGCAAGATGAGGTAAAGAAGATTGATGTTTAGATGGAGTCATGGAGATGATATGTAACTTTGGGAAACTAAAATAGAATGCAATAGACATTAATAGAAGATATTTATCAGCATCAATGCACTTTATATGTTGTTTTAGTCGATTATTATCTTCCTTCATCTCATGTTGTTCTTCCTCTTCAGTTTCACATGTAGGTTGTCCAAGTATATTTAAATTATGGGGGTAACTTGAGTTCAGTACAAATTTTACATTCAGCATGAACAGATTGTCCATGTCTCCTTGCTCAATATCTTGTGTCTTGCTTTTCAGGAAACAGCGTTCTTTGCCAAAGGTATAAACTTGATGCGGATTCTCATTGTGGTAAAACGTAAGTTTAGGTTGggattttttttttctaattgtAAGATTTCCCTTTTGTTGATCATAATAACTTATCCTACACATATTTCACAGATACGTTCAGCAACTTGCAAATCACTTGTTCAATGGAGACAGTAATCAAGCAGCATTCCGTATTTTGGCAGACTTTAGAAAAGGGAAATTTGGTTGGCATGCCCTAGAGAGGCCTCCAAAAGAAGGCAACGGGTCATTTTGAGTTGGTAGAATGCCTGGTAGCTttgatatataaaaatataatagtcATGAGCCTTGCTGACGAGCTCAACAATACTGTAAAAGATGGATAGTTGATTTATTTTTCGGATACTAGTTAGGGAGGGAAATGCCTCATGAACAATGTAAATTATTGGTTCCGGTATCCATGATCTGAATGTGTTCGAACTTTTGTAGGCCAGACACCATCAATTGTACATGTAAAGTATTTATTTGTACCTCATCTAGTTCTCTGTAGAAAGTCAAGTAAGATTTCATAGTTTTGTACGGATATATTACATATCACAATTTTGCATGATATGGTAATATATATAATAGTCATTGGTTTTACTCTCGTTTAGTCCTTTTCTCCGGAAAACAAAAGGAAGAAtaaaaattattgaaattatgAGCAAAAACATAAATTTGAAGAAGTAATAAAACAGCAAAAAAAACTTAATCCATTTCCCTCCAAGAACCATTTTTCAaatgtttttttttttttttgaaagctcAAATGTTTTCTTTTCTCTTCTCATGTATCTAGAGGCAGTTGAGACTTGAGAGTGCCCACATTTACGAAGCACCACAAAAACCGCTTTCAAAATTAATCTCATTTTCTCCACTCCACGCCTCTCCAGTCTCCAGGGTTTCAATTCTCTATTTTGTAAGTATCTATAAATGATTAAATTCTTATTACCCTCTAAATAAAAATTCAATCTTTATAGTGTTTATGGATTTTTATCATGCCCGTTTGATTCTTTATATATACTTTTCCTGcaaaaattgatttttgttttgtttctcTGGATTTTTGGTCATAACCATGTGATTCTTGAACTAATGTTTGTGTAAAAATTGAATCTTTGTTGTATATCTGGATTGTTAATCACATTTAAATGATTCTCGAAATCATGGAGATgtaaaaattgaatttttattGTTTATCTGGATTTTTTTATCATTACTCATATGATTCTTGAACAATTGTTTGTGTAAAAgttgaatttttattatttatttggAATTTTTTTATCATTCCCATTTGATTCGTGAACTACCGTCTGTATAAAAATTAAAGTTTTATTGTTTATCTGGATTTTTTTATCACACCTATATGATTCTTGAATTACTGTCTGGGTAAAAATTGAATCTTTATTATTTATATGGATTTTTTTATCATACCCATATGATTCCGGAACTTATGTTTCTGTAACAAATTGACCTTCTTTTTGTTGctaaattaaaattgaaaatctATTGATCTGCATTTTCATTTTTCTTTTAACTTCAAATTTTGTCAAGTACTGCAGTATGTGTAGTTTTTTTTTAACAGGCTGTGTAAAAATTAAAGCTTTATAATTTTTtcatctttgtgtattctgtcAGCATCTAATCAATGTAAGTCTGTAAGTGTTAATGCCCTTTTTTAAAAATGTATTATCATCGGGGGACGGAGCCAGAAAATGGAGTATGGGGTGGCTAAAATTTTTCCGGGGTaactaatatatatttttaatttattatatattatataaattaataaatattatttttaacaattttaatGTACAAAATATACTTAAATCCGTGTATTTAAATTCATAACTATTATAAATATCATTAATATTATTACTAAATTCATAAAATTTATACATTTTTGAGGGGGCGaaaattgaaaatatttttttttactattaaatatataaatatataatttttttcatatatttttATACTAATTTTATGATTATACCGGAGTTAGGGGTGGCTCCGATTTTTCCTCTTTTCGGAAGGTAAATATTTCTCAGAACATGGAACATGGAACCCGCCGGCCACCCCCTGCATCCGTCCCTGATTATCATCATATTCTTTTTAATTTTAGATTGGTCAACAACATGATTAGTTGCAATTGTTTAGCTGTTGGATTTGCATTATATGTGTACTGAATTTATATGGAAGCTAGACATTTGAGAAGATTATGGTGGTGGTTGGCATTTTTTTTTACTTTCATGCTATTTTTATTTAGTTTGCTATGTTGCAGGTAAAAATGTATATTGATAGTCTATTTATAGAGAAGTATTACTGTTGATTGGGATGTGCATAAAATGAATGATTTGTTTTAGCCTAATAATTCATACTATAGGAATTAGGACGAGATCTGTATTGCTTGTATAGGTGCATAACAGCATACCAAGAAAGTTAGTTTGGCTAAATTGGAGCTTTAGATGAGGTTGTCATTTTGTTGTTGATTTGTACTTGAGTTTTTCACAGCTAGTTGTTTTGTTTTTTGTCATACAGCAGGTCCTATGATTTTCTTGGGTTGTAATAGGTAGTAGAGTGATATTATTGCTGCAGAGAATATTGATTATGAAACATTATGGCATTTTTACAAAAATATCCGTTTAACATAACATTATATTTCAAATTCTTGCTGGACCAATATCTCTTGCATAGATATTCAAGAATATAGAACGTCTGGAGATATCAGTCTGCTCCTTTATCTCACTTTAAGGTCCATGATATCTGCTCCGCGTTTTTGTTTTGCTATATTGTTTTGTGGGTTGGTATTGGTACAACATTGACAATCTTATACCCGTGTTGTATAGAATACCTTCGTACATGTTCTCCACAGTTTCTGAGTGTGTTCCTCCATATAGCTAATTTATGTACTCAACACATATGTGACATTCCCATGTAAGACTTTGACAAGTGAACTTTGAGCTAGATACATGCAGAAGCATCCATgcattacaaattaaaaattaactcaattgaactgaattttttttatcaatttcTTGTTCCCGTGGTGCTAGATTCTAGATTTAGGTTTGATGTATAAGTTAATTTTGGGGTTATACTAAGTGCAAAATTTGACTGTAGTGCCAGGTGACATTTAGATGGATTCTGCATATTATCACCGCTCAATCTCTATCAAACTGTGGCCTCCCAGCCGAAGCACAAGGTTAATGCTCGTGGAACGGATGACCAAGTATCTTACAACACCATCTAAATCTATCCTATCAAGGAAGTATGGTCTGTTTGACAAAGAAGAAGCTGAAGAAATTTCCAAGAATATTGAAGAATCAGCTTTTGCTTCTGCTAACCTACACTATGAGAAAGAGCCAGATGGTGATGGAAGTTCAGCAATTCAACTTTATGCTAAAGAATCTAGTAAACTTATGCTTGAAGCAGTCAAAAGTGGCCCTTTAAAGGCAAATGAAGATGGAACAGTCATAACTGAGAAAGTTACGACTCAAAATACTGTTTTTGACATTTCTGGAGGTCCCCGAGCCTTAATCAATGCAGACGAGGCTGAAGAGTTGTTACAACCACTGAGCCAGCAAGGAAATAAGTTTACAAAGATTTGTTTCAGCAATCGTAGTTTTGGACTAGATGCTGCTCATGTTGCTAAATCCTTTCTGTTTCTTCTCAAGGATCAACTGAAAGAAGTTGATCTATCAGATTTTATTGCAGGAAGACCCGAGGACGAAGCTCTTGAAGTCATGAAAATATTTTCATCAGTCCTGGATGGTTGTGAACTAAGGTGTCTGAATTTATCAAACAATGCGTTGGGGGAAAAGGGTGTACGGGCATTTGAGAGCCTCTTGAGGTCACAGCAGAACTTGGAGGAGCTTTATCTTATGAATGATGGTATTTCAGAAGCAGCTGCACGAGCTTTATGCGAATTGATACCTTCCACCGAAAAACTAAAGGTGCTTCAGTTTCATAACAACATGACTGGGGATGAAGGGGCGGTTGCAATCTCAGAACTTGTAAAACATTCTCCTGTATTAGAAAATTTCCGGTGTTCTTCCACAAGGGTTGACTCTGAAGGTGGTGTTGCTTTGGCTGAAGCACTTGGAACCTGTCCCAATCTGAAGAAGCTTGATCTAAGCGACAATATGTTTGGGATTAAATCCGGAGTTGCTTTGAGTAAAGCACTACTTGGATGTCCTAATCTTAGTGAAGTGTACCTGAGCTACCTCAATCTATCGGATGAAGGGTGTATAGCTCTTGCTAATGCTCTCAAGGAGTCTGCTCCTTCACTTGAAATTCTGGAGATGTCTGGAAATGAAATTACTGCAAAAGCAGCTCTCGCTCTGTCAAGCCTGATAACTTCAGCTTGTTCTCTGACCAAATTAAACCTGTCAGAAAATGAATTGAAGGATGCGGGTGCTATTCAAATTGCAAAGGCTCTGGAGCAGGGTTGTGTTCAGTTAAATGAAGTTGATATGAGCACAAACCTAATTAGAAGGGCTGGTGCCAGGGTTTTGGCTCAGGCTGTTGTAGGCAAACCTGGGTTTAAGCTGCTTAAAATGGATGCTAATTGTATTTCTGATGAAGGTGTTAAAGAGATAAAGGATATGTTTAAACGTTCTTCCGCTATGCTTGCTTCGTTGGATGATAATGATCCAGAAGGAGAAGATAATGATGAGGAGGCTGAAGAAGCAGGTGATGAAGATGAACTTGAatcaaaactcaaaggcattgaAATCAATAACGAGAATTAGTTGCAGCACATCATCCATATCACCATTGTCAGCTAGTACCAGATTATGCAACCACAGCTGTATCAAACTCATTTACAAGTAGATTAGGACCTAAAGTATAACTATCTAGTTCCCAGGACTTCGGTTTGTTTTATGTTTGTTGATGCTTTACTATAGCTTCATAGTTCGTATTCCAGCTGGCTCTTAAACTGACAAATTATCTTCCCGTTATAAAGGTCGACATTTCAACGCAACAAAAAACCCCCCAAAGAAAATCAATGTTTGGGACTTGGGAGACTGGGACGGGAGGCCATAACATAACCAACGCAAGAAAAAGAAGGATCTAATTAATTTTTTCCAAATTGGCCAAAacgaaaaatataaaatattcaACCTTCAATAAattttcataaaataatatccAACCAACACTACactaataattaataaatagtaaTTTATAACGTTAGCTAGCTGCATACATAAATATTCAAATCCAGCccattacaaaatatattcagctCCTCTTGAAAACTAGCCGTTGTATCTAACAAATATACTTACATTCATAGATCAAACACAGCTTAATGGCAACTTCAGTTCAACTATCTTCATCATCTCCAGTTACCTTAATTAAGGTACATTAATTTTCAAACTCAGATCATTAGATTTGTTCAAaaccctcatttattttctttatattttaaattttcttgtttttttaTCACATATAAATTGGGAAATTAATTATAGGAATCTGGAAGCTCTATGGATTCATCTTCTGTGATCAGCCCATCTTCAGATTCCAGTTTCTGGAGTGCTCTTCGCAATCGTGTCGATACACTTTTGGAAAATCGAAAGGCCAATGATCAATCTTTGCCGGTACTTGAGGTAAACTTAATTTCTTTTTTTCGTGAACTGGTGTGCGTTTATATTTGTATATTGAAAATGTAGTTAAAGTTTGTAGCTTTGATCAATATGTGCTAATGGGCTATTCAAAAAATATGTCTAGCTTTGATTCCATAgcaagattttattgagagagAGACAGGGAGAAGGGGACGGTGGGAGAGAGAGAAAGGGAGAGGGAGAGGGGAGAGAGAAAAGGGGACCGAGGGAGAGAGGGAAAGGGAGAggaagagagggagagagagagggagagaggtgGGGGAGGTTAAAGTTTGTGACTTTGGTAAGAATGTGTTAATGGGGAATGCATaaaattgagagagagagagagagggagggggagggggaggggggGGGAGGGGGGGAGGTTAGAGTTTGTGACTTTGATAAGTATGTGCTAATGGGCAATGTATAAAATTGTTTGCAGAATGAGGGAAAAATGGAGAGGGCAAAAAGATTGAAAGAAGATTCGCTGCTTTTGCTTAGAGGGTTCGACTCTGTTTCGAATTCTCTTTCTCAACTATCTGGAAATCTTGATAATGCTCTCCAGGTATTCGATCTCATTTCCTTGATGCTCTTCGATTTAAGGATTGAATGCTTAAGAAATGCTTAACCTTTTGCtacaacaaaataaatatttaagCAACTGccaagaataataataataataatttgccaaGCGTTTAAGATATACGATCCAATTAAGCAATGCTGCTAATAACTTGCAGTTTTTGGGGTGCCGATAATCTAATGTGGTATAGTATCTTAGTTAATGCTCGAGTTTAAATCTTCGTGCcttaatatatttaaaaaaaaaaaaaattggatgCTAGAGATAGAATTACTCAAAAGATAGGCTCTA
This sequence is a window from Apium graveolens cultivar Ventura chromosome 9, ASM990537v1, whole genome shotgun sequence. Protein-coding genes within it:
- the LOC141684679 gene encoding RAN GTPase-activating protein 2-like, encoding MDSAYYHRSISIKLWPPSRSTRLMLVERMTKYLTTPSKSILSRKYGLFDKEEAEEISKNIEESAFASANLHYEKEPDGDGSSAIQLYAKESSKLMLEAVKSGPLKANEDGTVITEKVTTQNTVFDISGGPRALINADEAEELLQPLSQQGNKFTKICFSNRSFGLDAAHVAKSFLFLLKDQLKEVDLSDFIAGRPEDEALEVMKIFSSVLDGCELRCLNLSNNALGEKGVRAFESLLRSQQNLEELYLMNDGISEAAARALCELIPSTEKLKVLQFHNNMTGDEGAVAISELVKHSPVLENFRCSSTRVDSEGGVALAEALGTCPNLKKLDLSDNMFGIKSGVALSKALLGCPNLSEVYLSYLNLSDEGCIALANALKESAPSLEILEMSGNEITAKAALALSSLITSACSLTKLNLSENELKDAGAIQIAKALEQGCVQLNEVDMSTNLIRRAGARVLAQAVVGKPGFKLLKMDANCISDEGVKEIKDMFKRSSAMLASLDDNDPEGEDNDEEAEEAGDEDELESKLKGIEINNEN
- the LOC141684668 gene encoding DAR GTPase 3, chloroplastic yields the protein MGAHLLVQMSSGLCCLNKSSAATPLISRPNPPTRPFSTVCAASPSQPTSTIQIVGGNNSGWYGNNNLHFSNTFGSREEEFDWSDLDNDLYHWTKTLRPVQWYPGHIAKTEKELKEQLKLMDVVIEVRDARIPMSTSHPQMDAWLGNRKRILVLNREDMISSEDRNAWATYYANQGTKVVFANGKLGMGALKMGRLAKTLAAGVNIKRKAKGLLPRPVRAGIVGYPNVGKSSLINRLLKRRMCLAAPRPGVTRVLKWVRFGTDLELLDSPGIIPMRISDQSAAIKLAICDDIGERSYDFADVAAILVQMLTKFPSVGNSVLCQRYKLDADSHCGKTYVQQLANHLFNGDSNQAAFRILADFRKGKFGWHALERPPKEGNGSF